The Fibrobacter sp. UBA4297 genome includes a window with the following:
- a CDS encoding glycoside hydrolase family 9 protein, protein MKKLISIIFLFALFGFEFAAAAQIHTLPNLDRTCKTCSREYNDTVNVFNRRPIRLNQSGFKPEHYKYAYVADPKEMTFKVIDANSGKEVPGGGNLSLIGTVTKPGIMVRQAFNSIQDMGFLGDTTDAKETLYRADFTSLSTVGEYFIVVGKDTSATFHISPYIYNSILEKSLMFFGIQRCGDTKSHFHGACHLKDGSAVGHDLTGGWHDCGDHFKVAETVGYAAYVLSMVYLTYQDKAEDRFGNSYGDTIKDGIPDILYEAKVGADYILKLYNASVADGLIEKGDMYHTVGMSDWDHRYWDVPEKQDMQIQEKGGPDRLVLKGIGTNVAGIYAATLANVAVGFRFINPGYSKELLDAAKTIYDKIVRPTFITYTEQYEANDKCARRGKATTYENQTPYFNGKGYYSGMGLCEDDAAAAAVSLWYATGDTIYPYDLYKNTDMNENGMINSTAQYDLAFFPAGYLGTGPGFNNSWATDYQNLFAYVLFAMQKLILNDPEYEAKFNINETERDALSKRVMAAFRKQVETNSNGDSVAVFYPGSGNEEPREGSSSLHVEPPYNLVWTSFDWGVMRYNMGSAVAVFLLYELTKDERYLKVALDNMYYVLGANPWDISLLLGAGDKNPQHPHNRSANPDGYNAGGMPYEYKCPIGALMGGRAPNLPLIEDWSKYTSTETCIDFSAQFLFPAQSLAEQLPPDNDGPLFSDVVGIPTSDSTAIISWKTDELALVTVTYDATPNSTTAKTIQMTEAVIEGSVTLTGLVPGQTYYFFLEGVDQKGNISTDDNHGYWYKFTMTSTATTISGVTICQVDNRSAKIYWWSSDRLDGTIHYGKTKGTYTEHNIANGGSALFHEAILTGLEPGTTYYFTVSSGKTTSEEYSFTTEQYATTVEMEIYIKPLKKDGCANTSDWKKCNTFLVFITNKDTVDYEDLDMRFYFPVPVRGASNNKSIWDGTGQAVGWPTIVFEEPVPYNVTSMNGSVENGYYTQVHIEGKLAVSGSYFFEFIVNPTYGELDNSWSLRPHTSDDDPAYFKGIDLTRGPLYKEESNSNMYVETVNGKTEKAFTRTYYVTAYYHGKYVYGYAPDYTPEKGPQVKRTIDIAFESPFVSPIHSIEKENPQTTYLATSKVSPNGMLDAVEMNGNPYPFIYTQSNRTDAITFGGDTTLAYGNNYMEWVSWHNRNANQKAENKYDCACAVVRTNVEIDSITKPLEKRYLIFDKSNIVGYKDKFIEVQISLLDSTLELLKDEKNLNVDLISEDPNIQFFTDPAATIPVTTITLYNGVATIYVSSKVAVKTIISATHPNTKDYAYTPATAELNIEELPPWPIIDVAKLVDLNCDHIPDAMDITLSSEYQANQSFTAISFSYGNQTITSDKVKSQNGKSLIVDINAPKEIVTNATGKISLTSNIQGQVKTVDDSYSDGMPPALLSATVLERQDTSTTDHLYLQFSEPISAPGTNFPLILYGADGVTPATAPTVLSAKIYNEAKNIWDFEIPFGAGNVSLVTAGMWGQLNPAGTITDLNGNGVAGICTPEKVEILLKILPIPMTYAVITDKFQNGYASHVDVTFQKPLDEKHTPEKLEIIFGMANPETLTVEKSKYAFNGENLSIDLEKPFQFGNTAGNYEGTTPGGKMLVNAGLVTQYLGTGAATETNSVLAEDKVGPVYVSAKINQAGTNDIVNIMASEPLVVADSAQDYFRHKRGETYSSAKNGSFTSWSFTHSNAGITLLYAAERSGTIMEGDFVRMGSGMTSSFKDANGNYPEFEVPWILVNGNGAPRVKFDVKLRETVTDASSSKSTKVNVDETMRLYIKNVTTGKFDLIQGDKVTLAGIDSADIGGAIFDVTLTVPRGASLGDECAWEKLAVKFNIPIYSNLGSFVNRFNRTFNVEPKQYLSSNNLVQFAIEWANKGVAGIRTKEDRAVGTGAFIYKATIDATFSPNMNNPEVKGDPKIIQNFSTKNSFEQTKTFGIKRTK, encoded by the coding sequence ATGAAAAAACTCATTAGCATCATATTCTTATTTGCCCTGTTCGGTTTTGAATTTGCAGCGGCAGCTCAAATTCATACCCTCCCCAACCTTGACAGGACATGTAAAACCTGCTCCCGCGAGTACAACGATACGGTAAACGTCTTCAACAGGCGCCCCATCCGCCTGAACCAAAGCGGATTCAAGCCGGAGCATTACAAATACGCCTACGTTGCAGACCCGAAGGAGATGACGTTCAAGGTCATTGACGCCAATAGCGGCAAGGAAGTCCCCGGTGGCGGAAACCTTTCCTTAATCGGCACGGTCACAAAGCCGGGCATCATGGTGAGGCAAGCCTTCAACTCCATTCAGGACATGGGATTCCTTGGAGATACAACCGATGCTAAGGAAACACTCTACCGAGCAGATTTCACCTCCTTATCTACAGTAGGTGAATACTTCATCGTTGTCGGGAAAGATACTTCAGCGACATTCCACATCAGCCCTTATATCTATAATTCCATTCTCGAAAAGTCGTTGATGTTCTTTGGCATCCAGCGTTGCGGCGATACCAAGTCGCATTTCCATGGAGCATGCCACCTGAAAGACGGTTCGGCTGTAGGTCACGATTTGACCGGTGGCTGGCACGATTGCGGGGACCATTTTAAAGTCGCAGAAACGGTCGGCTATGCCGCATACGTACTTTCCATGGTTTACCTCACTTACCAGGACAAGGCTGAAGACCGATTCGGCAATTCCTATGGCGACACAATCAAGGACGGCATTCCGGACATTCTCTACGAAGCAAAGGTCGGTGCCGACTACATTCTGAAGCTCTATAACGCCTCCGTCGCAGACGGCTTGATCGAAAAAGGCGACATGTACCACACCGTCGGCATGAGCGACTGGGACCACAGATACTGGGATGTGCCTGAGAAACAGGACATGCAAATACAAGAAAAAGGCGGCCCAGACCGCCTCGTATTGAAGGGCATCGGCACAAACGTCGCAGGCATTTATGCAGCAACACTCGCAAACGTCGCAGTAGGCTTCAGGTTTATCAATCCGGGTTACTCCAAGGAATTGCTTGACGCCGCTAAGACAATCTATGACAAAATAGTAAGGCCAACATTCATCACGTACACGGAACAGTACGAAGCCAACGACAAGTGCGCAAGACGCGGCAAGGCAACAACATACGAAAACCAGACCCCATACTTCAACGGAAAGGGCTACTATAGCGGCATGGGCCTCTGCGAAGACGACGCAGCGGCAGCAGCAGTTTCGCTTTGGTACGCTACCGGCGACACGATTTACCCCTACGACCTGTACAAGAATACGGACATGAACGAAAATGGAATGATCAATTCCACAGCACAGTACGACTTGGCGTTTTTCCCAGCAGGCTATCTCGGCACGGGTCCAGGCTTCAACAACTCCTGGGCAACAGACTACCAGAACCTTTTTGCATACGTGCTTTTCGCCATGCAAAAGCTCATCTTGAACGACCCAGAATACGAAGCAAAATTCAATATTAACGAAACGGAAAGAGATGCTCTTTCCAAGCGCGTCATGGCGGCATTCCGCAAGCAGGTCGAAACGAACTCCAACGGTGATTCCGTCGCAGTCTTTTACCCGGGATCTGGCAATGAAGAACCCCGCGAAGGCAGTTCTTCGCTCCATGTAGAACCGCCCTACAACCTGGTGTGGACATCCTTTGACTGGGGCGTGATGCGATACAACATGGGTTCTGCAGTGGCCGTTTTCCTTTTGTACGAACTCACGAAGGATGAACGCTACTTAAAAGTGGCTCTTGACAACATGTATTACGTTTTGGGCGCAAACCCCTGGGATATTTCCTTGCTGCTTGGCGCAGGCGACAAGAACCCACAGCACCCGCATAACCGTTCCGCAAATCCGGACGGATACAACGCAGGCGGTATGCCCTATGAATACAAGTGCCCCATTGGCGCTCTGATGGGTGGCCGCGCGCCCAATTTGCCTTTGATCGAAGACTGGAGCAAATACACATCGACCGAAACATGTATCGACTTCTCGGCACAGTTCCTTTTCCCGGCACAAAGCCTCGCCGAACAGCTTCCTCCCGACAACGACGGACCTCTTTTCAGTGACGTTGTCGGCATCCCGACTTCAGACTCTACGGCAATTATCAGTTGGAAGACCGATGAACTCGCCCTAGTGACCGTTACCTATGACGCAACACCAAACTCTACTACGGCAAAGACCATTCAAATGACAGAAGCCGTCATAGAAGGCTCCGTAACGCTAACAGGACTTGTTCCTGGCCAGACCTACTACTTCTTCCTCGAAGGTGTTGACCAGAAAGGCAATATCTCTACTGACGACAACCATGGATATTGGTACAAGTTTACCATGACCTCGACCGCCACCACAATCAGTGGAGTCACCATTTGCCAGGTCGATAACCGCAGTGCAAAGATTTACTGGTGGAGTTCCGACCGCCTCGATGGAACGATTCATTACGGAAAAACAAAAGGCACCTACACAGAACATAATATCGCCAATGGCGGTTCAGCCTTATTCCACGAAGCAATCCTTACAGGGCTTGAACCAGGTACAACTTACTATTTCACCGTATCCTCGGGTAAGACAACCTCTGAGGAATACTCATTCACGACAGAGCAGTACGCAACGACAGTCGAAATGGAAATTTACATTAAGCCGCTCAAAAAAGACGGCTGTGCCAACACCTCGGACTGGAAAAAATGCAATACATTCCTCGTCTTCATTACAAACAAGGATACGGTCGATTATGAAGATCTCGATATGAGATTCTATTTCCCCGTCCCAGTCAGAGGAGCCAGCAACAACAAGTCCATTTGGGACGGTACAGGTCAAGCAGTTGGCTGGCCCACCATCGTTTTCGAAGAACCGGTCCCATATAATGTGACATCAATGAATGGATCTGTAGAAAATGGCTACTACACGCAAGTCCATATTGAGGGTAAACTCGCTGTATCCGGAAGCTACTTCTTTGAATTTATCGTAAACCCAACATACGGGGAACTCGATAATAGCTGGTCATTGAGACCGCACACAAGCGACGATGATCCAGCCTATTTCAAAGGCATCGATTTAACCCGCGGACCTCTTTACAAGGAAGAGTCCAATTCCAACATGTATGTCGAAACCGTCAACGGAAAAACAGAAAAGGCGTTCACCAGAACATATTATGTAACCGCCTACTACCACGGCAAATATGTTTATGGTTACGCTCCAGACTACACACCAGAGAAAGGACCGCAAGTCAAACGTACCATTGACATCGCTTTTGAAAGCCCGTTCGTAAGCCCCATTCACTCAATCGAAAAAGAAAATCCGCAGACGACTTACCTCGCGACAAGCAAGGTTTCGCCGAACGGCATGCTTGATGCAGTTGAAATGAACGGCAATCCGTACCCATTCATTTACACCCAATCAAATCGCACAGACGCCATCACCTTCGGCGGAGACACGACACTCGCCTACGGCAACAACTATATGGAATGGGTCAGCTGGCACAACAGAAATGCCAACCAGAAGGCCGAAAATAAGTATGACTGCGCCTGCGCCGTTGTCCGCACCAATGTCGAAATCGACAGTATTACAAAGCCTCTCGAAAAACGTTACCTCATATTCGACAAGAGCAACATCGTCGGCTATAAGGATAAGTTCATTGAAGTGCAGATTTCGCTCCTCGACAGCACCCTTGAACTTCTCAAAGACGAAAAGAACTTGAACGTAGATTTGATCAGTGAAGACCCGAACATACAGTTCTTTACAGACCCGGCTGCGACGATTCCTGTAACGACAATTACTCTTTACAACGGAGTTGCAACAATTTACGTAAGCTCTAAGGTTGCCGTAAAAACAATCATTTCGGCAACACACCCGAATACAAAAGATTACGCCTACACGCCTGCAACAGCAGAACTCAACATTGAAGAACTGCCGCCTTGGCCGATTATCGATGTTGCAAAGCTTGTGGACCTGAACTGCGACCACATTCCTGATGCCATGGATATCACACTCTCGTCAGAATACCAGGCAAACCAGAGCTTTACCGCGATCTCATTCTCTTACGGTAATCAAACGATTACCTCTGATAAAGTGAAATCTCAGAACGGCAAGTCACTCATCGTCGATATCAACGCGCCGAAAGAAATTGTAACGAATGCAACCGGAAAGATTTCGCTCACCAGCAACATTCAGGGACAAGTCAAAACAGTCGATGACTCCTATTCTGACGGAATGCCGCCGGCACTCCTTTCGGCAACGGTTCTCGAACGCCAGGATACTTCTACGACAGACCATCTCTACTTGCAATTCAGCGAGCCAATTTCTGCACCGGGCACAAACTTCCCGCTAATTCTCTATGGAGCAGACGGAGTAACCCCAGCCACGGCACCAACGGTCCTATCCGCAAAGATTTATAACGAAGCAAAAAACATCTGGGACTTTGAAATTCCGTTTGGAGCAGGCAACGTCTCGCTAGTTACCGCAGGCATGTGGGGACAGCTCAATCCGGCAGGAACGATTACCGACTTGAATGGCAACGGAGTCGCAGGAATCTGCACGCCTGAAAAAGTCGAAATTCTCCTGAAGATTTTGCCAATCCCGATGACATACGCCGTCATAACAGACAAGTTCCAAAACGGTTACGCAAGCCATGTCGATGTGACATTCCAGAAGCCACTTGACGAAAAACACACGCCAGAAAAACTGGAAATCATCTTCGGTATGGCAAATCCCGAAACACTCACCGTCGAGAAGAGCAAGTACGCTTTCAACGGAGAAAACCTCTCCATTGACCTTGAGAAGCCCTTCCAGTTCGGCAACACTGCCGGCAACTACGAAGGAACAACCCCTGGTGGCAAAATGCTTGTCAACGCAGGCCTAGTCACGCAGTACCTTGGAACCGGTGCAGCAACCGAAACAAACTCCGTCCTTGCCGAAGACAAGGTCGGTCCGGTCTACGTTTCAGCTAAAATAAACCAAGCCGGTACAAATGACATCGTGAACATCATGGCTAGCGAGCCGCTCGTCGTCGCCGATTCCGCACAGGATTACTTTAGACACAAGCGAGGTGAGACCTACTCATCGGCAAAGAACGGTTCGTTCACCAGCTGGAGCTTCACGCATAGCAACGCAGGAATTACACTCCTCTATGCCGCGGAACGTTCCGGTACCATCATGGAAGGTGACTTTGTGAGAATGGGTTCTGGAATGACAAGTTCGTTCAAGGATGCTAACGGCAACTATCCAGAATTTGAAGTTCCGTGGATTCTTGTCAACGGCAATGGCGCACCGAGAGTCAAGTTCGATGTCAAGCTCCGCGAAACCGTTACCGATGCAAGTTCAAGCAAGAGTACAAAGGTGAATGTGGACGAGACTATGCGTCTCTACATCAAGAATGTGACAACGGGCAAGTTCGACCTTATCCAGGGCGACAAGGTCACGCTCGCGGGAATCGACTCCGCAGATATTGGAGGTGCAATCTTTGATGTAACGCTCACGGTTCCTCGAGGGGCATCGCTCGGTGACGAGTGCGCATGGGAAAAGCTCGCTGTCAAGTTCAATATTCCGATATATTCGAACTTGGGCAGTTTTGTCAATCGCTTTAACCGCACCTTCAATGTAGAACCCAAGCAGTACCTCTCCAGCAACAACCTGGTGCAATTCGCCATCGAATGGGCGAACAAGGGTGTCGCAGGCATCCGCACCAAGGAAGACAGAGCGGTTGGCACGGGCGCATTCATCTACAAGGCAACAATCGACGCAACGTTCTCGCCCAACATGAACAATCCCGAAGTCAAGGGTGATCCAAAAATCATCCAGAACTTCTCGACGAAGAATTCCTTCGAACAGACAAAGACATTCGGCATCAAGAGAACAAAGTAA